In uncultured Draconibacterium sp., one genomic interval encodes:
- a CDS encoding DUF4876 domain-containing protein, which produces MRKFALITLSLLISLLLTNCKDDMAPSYIITVKVNYPDGFTVADFPADVTVTATNTNSKRTTTAISTSDGNAIFELVEGNYNFTTSFAVTGNDGEEYIFNGMVSNYSLISESAVTMNLILADNTGGFIFKELYYVGSLTPEDKSYTSDQFFEIYNNSGDTLHADGLCIAVHEATTTSKPSSWIDKNGDLMDSIPLTYHTWIVPGNGTDHPVMPGESLIIARDGIDHQTDETGNPNSPVNLGDADWETYVESSDGDVNASAVPNLTLVYTTNTKMTDWAASVFGPAIVLFRFPDDNWESYVSDANNFMTKPGSSSSTEYLMIDKEFVIDAVECARFDADEVYKRLPAELDAGYTYIEAGTKSSLSVRRKAKMIIGDRVIYKDTNNSSEDFLHDLTPTPGVNPTSVEE; this is translated from the coding sequence ATGAGAAAATTTGCACTCATTACTTTATCTCTGCTAATAAGCTTATTACTAACCAACTGTAAAGATGATATGGCGCCCAGCTATATAATCACGGTTAAGGTTAATTATCCTGACGGATTTACGGTTGCCGACTTCCCTGCAGATGTTACTGTTACAGCAACAAACACAAATTCCAAACGGACCACAACTGCAATTTCTACTTCTGATGGTAATGCCATTTTTGAATTGGTTGAAGGAAATTACAATTTTACAACGAGTTTTGCTGTTACCGGCAACGATGGCGAGGAGTACATTTTTAATGGAATGGTATCCAACTACTCTTTAATCTCCGAGTCTGCTGTTACCATGAACCTTATTTTAGCAGATAATACCGGTGGTTTTATTTTCAAAGAACTTTATTATGTTGGATCATTAACTCCTGAAGATAAAAGTTATACTTCCGATCAGTTCTTTGAAATTTATAACAACTCAGGAGACACATTACATGCCGATGGTTTATGCATCGCAGTTCACGAGGCAACAACAACATCAAAACCAAGCAGTTGGATTGACAAGAATGGTGACTTAATGGATAGCATACCGCTTACCTATCACACATGGATTGTACCAGGAAATGGTACAGATCATCCCGTTATGCCGGGAGAAAGTTTAATTATTGCACGCGATGGTATTGATCATCAAACTGATGAAACGGGGAATCCCAATTCACCCGTTAACCTTGGTGATGCCGACTGGGAAACATACGTAGAGTCTTCCGATGGGGACGTGAATGCTTCTGCAGTTCCTAATCTAACATTAGTGTATACAACAAATACAAAAATGACTGATTGGGCTGCTTCAGTCTTTGGACCTGCAATAGTACTTTTCCGGTTCCCTGATGATAACTGGGAAAGTTACGTTTCGGATGCTAATAACTTTATGACAAAACCAGGAAGTTCTTCTTCCACTGAATACCTGATGATTGACAAAGAATTCGTTATTGATGCTGTAGAGTGTGCCCGATTTGATGCGGATGAAGTTTACAAACGTCTTCCTGCTGAGTTAGATGCCGGGTATACTTATATTGAAGCGGGTACTAAATCATCATTATCCGTTCGACGTAAAGCCAAAATGATTATCGGTGACCGCGTAATTTATAAAGACACCAATAATTCTTCGGAAGATTTTCTGCATGATTTAACACCTACTCCGGGAGTAAATCCAACAAGTGTAGAAGAATAA